One region of Rana temporaria chromosome 11, aRanTem1.1, whole genome shotgun sequence genomic DNA includes:
- the LOC120916973 gene encoding protein phosphatase 1 regulatory subunit 3D-like, with protein MMLSASSSSRAACGSCRDVMCVTTRQPQHLPPALVHTQPLPCSGDTKERARSCPGCMDTMPTHRHLLPRNFSCTAVLYGESPDTPEDEDVPDGELEETVEKNKEPSKPVTPRGRDVNIVPQSPTARRRAKSLPTPAERRHLEVVAPRKKEVRFADSLGLELTSVRHFSNADMPRVPYHVLARCREACPAGAELTTLLLRASPGSTHLEPLFENPVSRSDYLDLVRQRRVCLETMQTDLFSISGDLRVLNLSYEKEVAVRFSVDSWKTSSEVAAAFQRGFSDRYTDRFSFKLLCPMLLNKEGVLEFAIRYRVCGAEYWDNNDGENYKVKSQRATVSPPKEFDSAWIHFI; from the coding sequence ATGATGCTGAGCGCCTCCTCCTCTTCCCGCGCTGCTTGTGGCTCTTGCAGGGATGTTATGTGCGTCACGACACGTCAGCCCCAGCATCTTCCCCCCGCTCTGGTCCACACTCAGCCCCTTCCATGTAGCGGGGACACGAAGGAGAGAGCACGGAGCTGCCCGGGGTGTATGGACACCATGCCTACCCACCGCCACCTGCTGCCCCGCAACTTCAGCTGCACCGCCGTGCTGTACGGAGAGAGCCCGGacaccccggaggacgaggatgTCCCCGACGGAGAGCTGGAGGAGACGGTGGAGAAGAACAAAGAGCCCAGCAAACCCGTCACCCCCCGGGGCAGAGACGTCAACATTGTCCCGCAGAGTCCGACCGCACGGCGGAGAGCCAAGTCCCTGCCCACCCCCGCGGAGCGGAGGCACTTGGAGGTCGTAGCCCCCAGGAAGAAGGAGGTGAGGTTCGCCGATTCTTTAGGACTGGAGCTCACCTCGGTTCGGCATTTCAGTAACGCCGACATGCCCCGGGTTCCCTATCACGTGCTTGCCCGCTGCAGGGAAGCTTGCCCCGCAGGGGCTGAGCTCACCACGCTCCTGCTCCGCGCTTCCCCTGGCTCCACCCACCTGGAGCCACTCTTCGAGAACCCAGTCAGCAGATCGGATTACCTCGACCTGGTCAGACAGCGCAGGGTCTGCCTGGAGACCATGCAGACAGACCTCTTCAGCATCAGCGGAGACCTGAGAGTCCTCAACCTGTCTTATGAGAAGGAGGTGGCGGTCAGGTTCTCCGTGGACTCCTGGAAGACCTCCAGTGAAGTAGCCGCCGCCTTCCAGCGGGGGTTTAGCGACAGGTACACAGACCGCTTCTCCTTTAAGTTGCTTTGCCCCATGCTGTTGAATAAAGAAGGGGTGCTGGAATTCGCCATCCGTTACCGGGTGTGCGGGGCCGAGTACTGGGACAACAACGACGGCGAAAATTACAAGGTGAAAAGTCAACGGGCCACGGTATCTCCACCCAAGGAGTTCGACAGCGCTTGGATCCACTTCATTTAG